The Deltaproteobacteria bacterium genome window below encodes:
- a CDS encoding metallophosphoesterase, with protein MPSSLVHLSDLHFGAGRRLERRTSALVQRLVDDDVDHVVVTGDVTENGTFAQFERFARVFEPLAARGRLTVVPGNHDRLGDDIAELTMAGERVRVRRAPGLHLVLCDSTRRRPGLAIVAHGELPAPELDAIEAALASAEPGALVCVLLHHHVTHMPHESLFEALGSALGLPFADPLASGPELLRRLRGRCDLVLHGHRHRPSERWLGGPRPLGIFNAGCSPALQTARRFVHAAGRLLGAPQWLASQQPSASHAQLLTLAATTCSPL; from the coding sequence ATGCCGAGCAGCCTGGTCCATCTCTCCGATCTCCACTTCGGTGCCGGCCGCCGGCTCGAGCGCCGCACGAGCGCACTCGTGCAGCGATTGGTCGACGACGACGTCGATCACGTCGTCGTCACCGGCGACGTCACCGAGAACGGCACCTTCGCGCAGTTCGAGCGCTTCGCCCGGGTGTTCGAGCCGCTCGCGGCCCGCGGCCGCCTGACGGTCGTGCCCGGCAACCACGATCGACTGGGCGACGACATCGCCGAGCTGACCATGGCCGGCGAGCGCGTACGCGTGCGCAGGGCTCCGGGCCTGCACCTGGTGCTGTGCGACAGCACGCGCCGACGCCCGGGCCTCGCCATCGTCGCCCACGGCGAGCTGCCTGCGCCCGAGCTCGACGCGATCGAGGCCGCGCTCGCATCGGCCGAGCCCGGCGCGTTGGTGTGCGTGCTGCTTCACCACCACGTCACGCACATGCCCCATGAGTCGCTGTTCGAGGCGCTCGGCAGCGCGCTGGGGCTGCCCTTCGCCGATCCGCTGGCCAGCGGCCCCGAGCTGCTGCGACGCCTACGAGGCCGCTGCGACCTCGTGCTCCACGGCCATCGTCACCGGCCCTCCGAGCGCTGGCTGGGCGGCCCGCGACCGCTCGGCATCTTCAATGCGGGCTGCTCACCGGCGCTGCAGACGGCGCGCCGGTTCGTGCACGCGGCCGGTCGGCTGCTCGGCGCGCCGCAGTGGCTCGCGAGTCAGCAACCCTCGGCCTCGCACGCACAGCTGCTGACCTTGGCCGCGACGACCTGCTCGCCGCTCTGA
- a CDS encoding glycosyltransferase, producing MNDEAWLWRTLVIVVASGATLGLVVRTGLAWITCRHAARRRPELVCAPGLSVFKPLCGLDPGLEDNLRALLLQDYPGMRDGGVQVIFGVTSPTDPALAVARRLASSFPAADIAVVVGDPDAAKNPKVANLLGMAPHARHGLWLVSDSNVRVAPGYLRDMVATLQLRDVGLVANLVVAGDGRGLGSVFEQLQLGGIIAAGVAAGDLIGHPCVIGKSMLLRRDDLSALGGLRAFGDVLGEDYVMGQAFARAGLGVEISSHVVHAEGGAWSLRRFGARHLRWCQMRRWIAPTAYAFEPLLMPSAWALALLVLAFAPAAWAGQAAVSPMGLGALAVLGLAIACAIEGVQARALHHARPSWRRLLATPLKDLAMLALWLAAWVIRGVHWRGHDFRIGPGSRLVDAHATEALEPFLAPSPGEALP from the coding sequence ATGAACGACGAAGCATGGCTGTGGCGGACCCTGGTGATCGTGGTGGCCTCGGGCGCGACGCTCGGGCTCGTGGTGCGGACGGGGCTGGCGTGGATCACCTGCCGACACGCGGCGCGTCGGCGGCCCGAGCTGGTGTGCGCCCCCGGCCTGAGCGTGTTCAAGCCGCTGTGCGGCCTCGATCCCGGGCTCGAGGACAACCTGCGTGCGCTGTTGCTGCAGGACTACCCCGGCATGCGCGACGGCGGGGTGCAGGTCATCTTCGGCGTGACCTCGCCGACGGACCCGGCGCTGGCGGTCGCGCGGCGGCTGGCGTCGTCGTTCCCGGCTGCCGACATCGCGGTCGTCGTCGGCGATCCCGACGCGGCCAAGAACCCGAAGGTCGCGAACCTGCTCGGCATGGCACCCCACGCCCGCCACGGCCTGTGGCTGGTGAGTGACTCGAACGTCCGCGTCGCGCCGGGCTACCTGCGCGACATGGTCGCGACCCTGCAGCTGCGCGACGTCGGGCTGGTCGCGAACCTCGTGGTCGCCGGTGATGGTCGCGGGCTGGGCAGTGTGTTCGAGCAGCTGCAGCTGGGCGGCATCATCGCGGCGGGGGTCGCCGCCGGCGACCTCATCGGCCACCCCTGTGTGATCGGCAAGTCGATGCTGCTGCGCCGCGACGACCTGTCGGCGCTCGGCGGCCTGCGGGCCTTCGGTGACGTGCTCGGCGAGGACTACGTGATGGGGCAGGCGTTCGCGCGTGCCGGCCTCGGGGTCGAGATCTCGTCGCACGTCGTGCACGCCGAGGGGGGTGCGTGGTCGCTGCGACGTTTCGGTGCGCGACATCTGCGGTGGTGCCAGATGCGGCGATGGATCGCACCGACGGCCTACGCGTTCGAGCCGCTGTTGATGCCGTCGGCGTGGGCGCTCGCGCTGCTGGTGCTGGCGTTCGCACCCGCGGCATGGGCCGGGCAGGCCGCGGTGTCGCCGATGGGCCTCGGCGCGCTCGCGGTGCTGGGGCTCGCGATCGCGTGCGCCATCGAGGGCGTGCAGGCGCGGGCGCTGCACCACGCGCGGCCGTCGTGGCGACGCCTGCTCGCGACCCCGCTCAAGGACCTCGCGATGCTGGCGCTGTGGCTGGCCGCATGGGTGATCCGCGGCGTCCACTGGCGGGGGCACGACTTCCGCATCGGCCCCGGCTCGCGGCTGGTCGACGCGCACGCGACCGAGGCCCTCGAGCCGTTCCTCGCGCCCTCGCCGGGCGAGGCGCTGCCGTAG
- a CDS encoding DUF4388 domain-containing protein, whose amino-acid sequence MDHELLPLALAIPRALLWEGPVRIAHDDGERLAEIYVNRGCVIHASVNGLDGLPAVAAILGGDTLRFRLEPGRWPRRCSMLAPWESLLREVERMRASRRLPPPRNDDDATTPLV is encoded by the coding sequence ATGGACCATGAACTGCTCCCGCTCGCGCTCGCGATCCCGCGTGCGCTGCTCTGGGAAGGCCCGGTGCGCATCGCCCACGACGACGGCGAGCGCCTCGCCGAGATCTACGTGAACCGTGGTTGCGTCATCCATGCCAGCGTCAATGGGCTCGACGGCCTGCCCGCCGTGGCCGCGATCCTGGGTGGCGACACACTGCGCTTCCGTCTCGAGCCCGGCCGCTGGCCGCGGCGGTGCTCGATGCTCGCGCCGTGGGAGTCGCTGCTGCGGGAGGTCGAGCGCATGCGTGCGAGCCGTCGCTTGCCGCCGCCCCGCAACGACGACGACGCGACCACGCCGCTGGTGTGA
- a CDS encoding monooxygenase, giving the protein MRSPDRHRAPTLLLLLVVACVQATASDDPDPQASGGTAHGDEASGSEAATPDAGDPLGPDDGAVTFYRDVLPVMQARCTACHHDGNIAPFSLERYEDAWPWREAIAAAVTAGTMPPWLPDSSCAEYSHDPTLPPTEIDTLVAWAAEQGPRGNPDDAPAAVDHGDDGLPRVDVELSSPLAYTPVGADDYRCFLLDWPLDTPSFVTGFHVRPGNPSLVHHVIAYRIAPDRVPEYEALDAADPSAGYPCFGGPGGAVTDPGAGLWLGAWAPGGHATPYPEGTGLAIEPDAKVVLQIHYNTAASDGDSDRTSIELMTADTVEREAFMLLWADLDWLAGNMPIPAGDADVVHSWALDPTVVMDFLTDVIPPNAPFLIHSSAHHMHLLGRSARHRILHPDGGETCLLDIPRWDFAWQSAYGFATPQRFEPGDTLELTCHWDNGAGDEEVNWGEGTRDEMCLGIYYVTGV; this is encoded by the coding sequence ATGCGTTCCCCCGATCGCCACCGCGCCCCCACCCTGCTGCTGCTACTCGTCGTCGCGTGCGTGCAGGCGACCGCGAGCGACGACCCCGACCCGCAGGCGAGCGGTGGCACGGCGCACGGCGACGAGGCCAGCGGGAGCGAAGCTGCGACGCCCGACGCAGGTGACCCGCTCGGTCCCGACGACGGCGCGGTGACGTTCTACCGCGACGTGTTGCCGGTGATGCAGGCGCGCTGCACCGCGTGCCACCACGACGGCAACATCGCGCCGTTCTCCCTCGAGCGCTACGAGGACGCGTGGCCGTGGCGTGAGGCGATCGCAGCCGCGGTCACGGCCGGCACGATGCCGCCGTGGCTGCCGGACTCGAGCTGCGCCGAGTACAGCCACGATCCCACGCTGCCACCCACCGAGATCGACACCCTGGTCGCGTGGGCCGCCGAGCAGGGCCCGCGCGGCAACCCGGACGATGCCCCGGCCGCGGTCGACCACGGCGACGACGGCCTGCCGCGGGTCGACGTCGAGCTGTCGTCGCCGCTCGCGTACACCCCCGTCGGCGCCGACGACTATCGCTGCTTCCTCCTCGATTGGCCGCTCGACACCCCGTCGTTCGTGACCGGCTTCCACGTGCGCCCCGGCAATCCCTCGCTGGTCCACCACGTGATCGCGTACCGCATCGCGCCCGATCGCGTGCCCGAGTACGAGGCCCTCGACGCTGCGGATCCCAGCGCGGGCTATCCCTGCTTCGGTGGGCCGGGCGGCGCGGTGACGGATCCCGGCGCGGGGCTGTGGCTCGGTGCGTGGGCGCCCGGCGGGCATGCGACGCCCTATCCCGAGGGCACCGGCCTGGCGATCGAACCCGACGCCAAGGTCGTGCTGCAGATCCACTACAACACCGCCGCCAGCGACGGCGACAGCGATCGCACGAGCATCGAGCTCATGACCGCCGACACCGTCGAGCGCGAGGCCTTCATGTTGCTGTGGGCCGACCTCGACTGGCTCGCCGGCAACATGCCGATCCCCGCGGGCGACGCCGACGTCGTGCACAGCTGGGCCCTCGATCCCACCGTGGTGATGGACTTCCTGACCGACGTGATTCCCCCGAACGCGCCGTTCCTCATCCACTCGAGCGCGCACCACATGCACCTGCTCGGTCGCTCGGCCCGGCACCGCATCCTCCACCCGGACGGCGGCGAGACCTGCCTGCTCGACATCCCGCGGTGGGACTTCGCCTGGCAGTCGGCCTACGGTTTCGCGACGCCACAGCGCTTCGAGCCCGGCGACACGCTCGAGCTGACCTGCCACTGGGACAACGGCGCCGGCGACGAGGAGGTCAACTGGGGCGAGGGCACCCGCGACGAGATGTGTCTCGGCATCTACTACGTCACCGGCGTGTGA
- a CDS encoding sigma 54-interacting transcriptional regulator produces the protein MSDEHLATVTRSSSSETRRDAGTAARLSVVHPRGVEWSCTLDDGPRVIGRTSTAAPGPLDHPTVSRNHFEIRYDPSIGQFVGRDLGSHNGSRVDGHPLGGSAVALGEESILQLGDVTLVLERGLPVPDDDVELAEVPGSSLAIAALRAQLRRAADDPSPVLLFGETGTGKEFAARALHEQRGRGPLLSINCAALSPQIIDSQLFGHVRGAFTGANADAPGLFRAADGGSLFLDEIGELPLELQPKLLRALQEGEVQPVGGTRVVKVDVRVIAATNRDLAGAVDAGQFRRDLYARLSLWELHLPPLRRRRRDLLTWIDRLTGAWFSRREQHDAGLPRFDPEAAEVLLLHRWPNNLREVDRLVHALASSHPPGERIGRSDLPGWLAAAPSPEPARAAAEAKPAIPTRDDFVAAFERLSGSVRGLAKHFGRDRRQIYRWIESYGLRRDDSDD, from the coding sequence ATGTCCGACGAACACCTCGCCACCGTGACCCGCTCGTCGTCGTCGGAGACCCGACGTGACGCGGGTACGGCGGCGCGCCTGAGCGTGGTTCACCCGCGCGGGGTCGAGTGGTCGTGCACGCTCGACGATGGTCCGCGGGTCATCGGACGCACGTCGACCGCGGCTCCGGGTCCGCTCGATCACCCGACGGTGTCGCGCAACCACTTCGAGATCCGCTACGACCCCTCGATCGGGCAGTTCGTCGGTCGCGACCTGGGCAGCCACAACGGCAGCCGTGTCGACGGCCACCCCCTGGGCGGCAGCGCCGTCGCACTCGGCGAAGAGTCGATCCTGCAGCTCGGCGACGTCACGCTGGTGCTCGAGCGCGGCCTGCCGGTGCCGGACGACGACGTCGAGCTCGCCGAGGTCCCGGGCAGCTCGCTTGCGATCGCGGCCCTGCGCGCCCAGCTGCGGCGCGCCGCCGACGACCCCTCGCCGGTGCTGCTGTTCGGCGAGACCGGCACGGGCAAGGAATTCGCGGCGCGGGCACTGCACGAGCAACGCGGACGCGGCCCGCTGCTCAGCATCAACTGCGCCGCACTGTCACCGCAGATCATCGACAGCCAGCTGTTCGGACACGTGCGCGGTGCCTTCACCGGGGCCAACGCCGACGCGCCGGGGTTGTTCCGCGCCGCCGACGGCGGCTCGCTGTTCCTCGACGAGATCGGCGAGCTCCCGCTCGAGCTGCAGCCCAAGCTGCTGCGTGCGCTGCAGGAGGGCGAGGTGCAACCGGTCGGTGGCACGCGCGTGGTCAAGGTCGACGTCCGCGTCATCGCGGCGACCAACCGCGACCTCGCCGGGGCCGTCGACGCGGGCCAATTCCGCCGCGACCTCTACGCGCGCCTGTCGCTGTGGGAACTGCACCTGCCGCCCCTGCGTCGACGGCGACGCGATCTGCTGACGTGGATCGATCGCCTCACGGGCGCGTGGTTCTCGCGGCGCGAGCAACACGACGCCGGCCTCCCGCGCTTCGACCCCGAGGCGGCCGAGGTGCTGCTGCTGCATCGCTGGCCCAACAACCTGCGCGAGGTCGACCGCCTCGTGCACGCGCTGGCGTCCTCGCACCCGCCCGGCGAGCGCATCGGGCGCTCCGACCTGCCGGGGTGGCTGGCGGCCGCGCCGAGCCCCGAGCCAGCCCGGGCTGCGGCCGAGGCCAAGCCCGCAATTCCAACCCGCGACGATTTCGTGGCGGCGTTCGAGCGCCTCTCCGGCAGCGTGCGGGGGCTGGCGAAGCACTTCGGCCGCGATCGTCGGCAGATCTACCGCTGGATCGAGAGCTACGGCCTACGCCGCGACGACAGCGACGACTGA
- a CDS encoding PQQ-binding-like beta-propeller repeat protein, whose protein sequence is MSEAAAGPTATPRLRWQVDVGAVVTARPLLLAAAGAPVQVVVASHAGRVLALATDDGATVFEAWLDGIVWSSPALDPDDRIWVGADDDVLYALDRTGAVLQRVRLGSCDPPRARGPEGVRCDVDGGPTVMPDGDLLVGADGVYRLSRAGAVRWHSPADGVARHVGTAPLVTGGRVVFGGYDGNLTALAEDGTPAWVLPIGADVDGDPIAGVTGDIYAGADDGKLWAVSPEGAARWSFATKAPIIAAVAIAPDGHVLVPSTDGTLYALTPGGALAWSFTTGGALAATPTLDRAGHVYVGSRDDRLYALTPAGKPMWSLEFPGDLDAPVVVTPAGWLIVVGDDGYVRALSEP, encoded by the coding sequence GTGAGTGAAGCCGCGGCCGGCCCAACGGCCACGCCTCGACTGCGCTGGCAGGTCGACGTGGGCGCGGTCGTGACCGCGCGCCCGCTGCTGCTGGCCGCCGCCGGCGCGCCCGTGCAGGTGGTCGTCGCCAGCCACGCCGGGCGGGTGCTGGCGCTCGCGACCGACGATGGCGCGACCGTCTTCGAGGCGTGGCTCGACGGCATCGTGTGGTCGTCGCCCGCGCTCGATCCCGACGATCGCATCTGGGTGGGGGCCGACGACGATGTGCTCTACGCCCTCGATCGCACGGGCGCGGTGCTCCAGCGCGTGCGCCTGGGCAGCTGCGATCCCCCGCGCGCGCGCGGGCCCGAGGGCGTGCGCTGCGACGTCGACGGCGGGCCCACCGTGATGCCCGATGGCGATCTGTTGGTGGGGGCCGACGGGGTCTATCGGCTGTCGCGTGCGGGCGCGGTGCGCTGGCACTCGCCCGCCGACGGCGTCGCGCGCCACGTCGGCACTGCGCCGCTGGTGACCGGCGGTCGCGTGGTGTTCGGCGGCTACGACGGCAACCTGACCGCGCTCGCCGAGGACGGCACGCCGGCGTGGGTGTTGCCGATCGGCGCCGACGTCGACGGTGATCCGATCGCGGGCGTGACCGGTGACATCTACGCCGGTGCCGACGACGGCAAGCTATGGGCGGTGTCACCCGAGGGCGCCGCGCGGTGGAGCTTCGCGACCAAGGCTCCGATCATCGCGGCCGTCGCGATCGCACCCGATGGTCATGTGCTGGTGCCGTCGACCGACGGCACGCTCTACGCACTCACGCCCGGTGGCGCGCTGGCGTGGTCGTTCACGACCGGCGGTGCGCTCGCGGCCACGCCCACGCTCGATCGCGCAGGGCACGTCTACGTCGGCAGCCGCGACGATCGCCTCTACGCGCTGACGCCGGCCGGCAAGCCGATGTGGTCGCTCGAATTCCCCGGTGACCTCGACGCCCCGGTGGTGGTCACGCCCGCCGGCTGGTTGATCGTCGTGGGCGACGACGGCTACGTGCGCGCCCTGTCCGAGCCATGA
- a CDS encoding VacB/RNase II family 3'-5' exoribonuclease has product MARRKQQRREKAKRSKTRAAKTSTAAIAAAASKGARNRRHKGGATQPGRSEGAPATREGAATSRAGGTRDAVATTPAVTPGRRGDAARTRDAAAGQGRRSGRDGAAPSEAGRAEAGRGRGETGRGRGETGRGRGGTGRGPADAGRGRGRGDEPRRAHVVVDAARSDGADVPPQTVRCRLSLHPQAFGFAEREDRSGTIFIPAANRRGAMDGDTVLVSHWPAERGDEGVVRSVVSRQRTRLSGLLRRQRGRLTLQPDDPRVVDAVEVVGELPPDALDMTVLADIVEYPSTHGERILVTIDRVLGVPGRLATETIKILLEHGVDPEFSPALLAAAEQVPTEVTAADHVGRADLRALPFMTIDPPDARDFDDAVCIERIGKDGVRLHVAVADVSYYVREGDVFDTEAALRCFSCYLPDRAVPMLPPSLSSHICSLVPDQDRLAMVVSMDVDERGHVEDAAIAASVIRSRARLSYEQAAEMLEHEVGAPEVRARVIELREVADRLRKARMRRGAIELNLPEVKVKLDQDDPERVRSVEHSRARPEIARAYNLIEELMLAANESVARVAARVRLPVLYRVHANPDEERVERFCAIAGLLGVEVDPEALRSPKAMQTFLRKLAKHPRRQAIHGLLLRALAQAEYATANVGHFALASGAYLHFTSPIRRYADLVDHRVLKAHLARVGGHAGAEPVPRMPERHVANAIAHRASERERAVAQAERDAKALLCAAFMRDRIGDRFEGSVTGMSNAGAFVNLDEPPVDGMIRRTALERETRESFEVDELVARMVGDRSGMSIAIGDRVIVELVDASIARRQLEFALIRKLAT; this is encoded by the coding sequence TTGGCGCGACGAAAACAGCAACGACGAGAGAAGGCCAAGCGCAGCAAGACGCGCGCGGCCAAGACCAGCACGGCCGCGATCGCGGCCGCGGCGAGCAAGGGCGCACGCAACCGCCGGCACAAGGGCGGCGCGACGCAGCCCGGCCGCAGCGAGGGAGCGCCTGCGACCCGCGAAGGCGCCGCGACCAGCCGCGCAGGTGGCACCCGCGACGCCGTCGCGACCACGCCGGCGGTGACCCCGGGGCGGCGCGGCGACGCGGCCCGCACCCGCGATGCGGCCGCAGGGCAGGGCCGTCGCAGCGGTCGCGACGGGGCCGCGCCCAGCGAGGCCGGGCGCGCTGAGGCCGGGCGCGGGCGCGGTGAGACCGGGCGCGGGCGCGGTGAGACCGGGCGCGGACGCGGTGGGACCGGGCGCGGGCCCGCGGACGCCGGCCGCGGTCGTGGCCGCGGCGACGAGCCCCGCCGTGCGCACGTGGTGGTCGACGCCGCTCGCAGCGATGGCGCCGATGTGCCGCCGCAGACGGTCCGTTGTCGTCTGTCGCTGCACCCGCAGGCGTTCGGCTTCGCCGAGCGCGAGGATCGCAGCGGCACGATCTTCATCCCCGCCGCCAACCGTCGCGGCGCGATGGATGGCGACACCGTGCTGGTGTCGCACTGGCCGGCCGAGCGCGGCGACGAGGGCGTGGTGCGCTCGGTGGTCTCGCGCCAGCGCACGCGCCTGAGCGGCCTGCTCCGGCGCCAACGCGGCCGGCTGACCCTGCAACCCGACGACCCGCGCGTGGTCGATGCGGTCGAGGTGGTCGGCGAGCTGCCCCCCGACGCGCTCGACATGACGGTGTTGGCCGACATCGTCGAGTATCCGAGCACGCACGGCGAGCGCATCCTCGTGACGATCGATCGGGTGCTCGGCGTGCCCGGTCGTTTGGCCACCGAGACCATCAAGATCCTGCTCGAGCATGGTGTCGATCCCGAGTTCTCGCCGGCGCTGCTGGCCGCGGCCGAGCAGGTGCCGACCGAGGTCACCGCCGCCGACCATGTCGGCCGCGCCGATCTGCGCGCGCTGCCGTTCATGACCATCGACCCGCCCGACGCGCGCGACTTCGACGATGCGGTCTGCATCGAGCGCATCGGCAAGGACGGCGTGCGGCTGCACGTCGCGGTCGCCGACGTCTCGTACTACGTGCGCGAGGGCGACGTGTTCGACACCGAGGCGGCGCTGCGCTGTTTCAGCTGCTACCTGCCCGACCGCGCGGTACCCATGTTGCCGCCGTCGCTGTCGAGCCACATCTGTTCGTTGGTGCCCGACCAGGACCGCCTCGCGATGGTGGTGTCGATGGATGTCGACGAGCGCGGGCACGTCGAGGATGCCGCGATCGCAGCGTCCGTCATCCGCAGTCGCGCGCGGCTCAGTTACGAGCAGGCCGCCGAGATGCTCGAGCACGAGGTCGGCGCGCCCGAGGTCCGTGCCCGCGTGATCGAGCTGCGCGAGGTCGCCGACCGCCTCCGCAAGGCTCGCATGCGCCGCGGCGCCATCGAGCTCAACCTGCCCGAGGTCAAGGTCAAGCTCGACCAGGACGACCCCGAGCGCGTGCGATCGGTCGAGCACTCGCGCGCGCGCCCCGAGATCGCGCGGGCCTACAACCTCATCGAAGAACTCATGCTCGCGGCCAACGAGTCGGTCGCGCGGGTGGCCGCGCGCGTGCGCTTGCCGGTGCTGTACCGCGTGCACGCCAACCCCGACGAGGAACGCGTCGAGCGCTTCTGCGCGATCGCAGGGCTGCTGGGCGTCGAGGTCGATCCCGAGGCGCTGCGCTCGCCCAAGGCGATGCAGACCTTCCTGCGCAAGCTCGCCAAGCACCCGCGTCGCCAGGCCATCCACGGCCTGTTGCTGCGCGCGCTGGCGCAGGCCGAGTACGCGACCGCCAACGTCGGCCACTTCGCGCTGGCGTCGGGCGCGTACCTGCACTTCACCTCGCCGATCCGCCGCTACGCCGATCTCGTCGATCATCGCGTGCTCAAGGCCCACCTCGCGCGGGTCGGCGGCCACGCGGGCGCCGAGCCGGTGCCGCGCATGCCCGAGCGCCACGTCGCCAACGCGATCGCGCACCGGGCCAGCGAGCGCGAGCGGGCGGTCGCGCAGGCCGAGCGCGACGCGAAGGCGTTGCTGTGCGCCGCGTTCATGCGCGACCGCATCGGCGATCGCTTCGAGGGCAGCGTGACCGGCATGTCGAACGCGGGCGCCTTCGTCAACCTCGACGAGCCGCCGGTCGACGGCATGATCCGCCGCACCGCGCTCGAGCGGGAGACCCGCGAGAGCTTCGAGGTCGACGAATTGGTCGCGCGCATGGTCGGCGACCGCAGCGGCATGAGCATCGCGATCGGCGACCGCGTAATCGTCGAGCTGGTCGACGCCAGCATCGCGCGGCGGCAGCTGGAGTTCGCGCTCATCCGCAAGCTCGCCACCTAG